Within Candidatus Auribacterota bacterium, the genomic segment GCGTGAACCGGCGCACTGGTGGTGCGGCCTGGAACTCGCTCAGGATAACCAGCGGCGCGCTCAGCGCCCCGTAATTTTGTCTTCCGGTAGGAAGGGTGTTTTAATGAAGATGACGCGCACGGCCTGGCCGGTATCGTTTATGATGTTGTGCATCTCGCCGGGGTTGAGCCGAAATACGTCACCCTCCCGCACCTCATGGTTTTTACCGTCAACGATGAGCGTGGGCTCCCCATCGAAGAAAAAGAAGGTTTCCTCAACCTCCCTGTGCCCGTGAGCGCCCATCTCCTCCCCCGGCTTCAACCTGATGATCCCCCACTCGATGCGGGGACCGCGCATGAGATACTTGGGACCTGAGTCCCCCTTTCGATATTCTCTCCCATTTTCATTGACCTGTTCCATGGCGTCCTCCTGTGGTGAGGTGTGTTTAAAACGATTCGCGAGGGCGCTGAGACCGACTGAGATCAAATTATGCCAGCTATAAAAATAGGCTCAAGACGGATTTTTGTGAGCCCAAGCCCATGGTTCGAACTCGCCCATCCATGGGGTACAGGTTTGTATGATTTTCAGTTTCATGTACTCCTTGTCACGGTAGCCGTAGGCACGGCGGATCAAATTACGGACTTTA encodes:
- a CDS encoding cupin domain-containing protein codes for the protein MEQVNENGREYRKGDSGPKYLMRGPRIEWGIIRLKPGEEMGAHGHREVEETFFFFDGEPTLIVDGKNHEVREGDVFRLNPGEMHNIINDTGQAVRVIFIKTPFLPEDKITGR